The following proteins come from a genomic window of Polaribacter dokdonensis:
- the tsf gene encoding translation elongation factor Ts, with protein MGTVKVSAADVKKLREATGAGMMDCKKALVEAGGDFDQAIDVLRKKGQKIAAKRADRESTEGVAVTRINDDKTEGVAIVLACETDFVGKNDKFVALGGEFADIALNFDNKEDFLAADFGGMTVADKLVEQTGVIGEKLEITAFEKVNAAFVGAYTHIGKIAALVGLSAVVDNAETLAKDVAMQVASMGATTLSYKDFDPSYVAAETEARIAVIEKDNIELGRLGKTLKNVPQFISMSQLTPEVLAQAEADAKAQLAAEGKPEKIWDRILPGKMERFVADNTTLDMEQCLLDQTFIKDEKKNVAEYVKTYGDVEVSSFKRVTLG; from the coding sequence ATGGGAACAGTAAAAGTAAGTGCTGCTGATGTTAAAAAATTAAGAGAAGCTACTGGAGCTGGAATGATGGACTGTAAAAAGGCATTAGTTGAAGCAGGTGGTGATTTTGATCAAGCAATTGACGTTTTACGTAAAAAAGGACAGAAAATTGCAGCAAAAAGAGCTGATAGAGAATCTACAGAAGGTGTTGCTGTTACAAGAATAAACGATGACAAGACAGAAGGTGTTGCTATTGTTTTAGCTTGTGAAACTGACTTTGTTGGTAAGAACGATAAATTTGTTGCTTTAGGAGGTGAATTCGCTGATATCGCTTTAAACTTTGACAATAAAGAAGATTTCTTAGCTGCTGACTTTGGTGGTATGACTGTTGCTGATAAATTAGTTGAACAAACTGGTGTAATTGGTGAGAAGTTAGAAATTACTGCTTTTGAAAAAGTGAACGCTGCTTTTGTTGGTGCTTACACTCACATTGGTAAAATTGCTGCTTTAGTAGGTTTATCTGCTGTTGTAGACAATGCTGAAACTTTAGCAAAAGACGTTGCTATGCAAGTTGCATCTATGGGAGCAACAACATTATCTTATAAAGATTTTGATCCTTCATATGTAGCTGCTGAAACAGAAGCTAGAATTGCAGTAATTGAAAAAGATAATATTGAGTTAGGTAGATTAGGTAAAACATTAAAGAATGTACCTCAATTTATTTCTATGTCTCAATTAACTCCTGAAGTTTTAGCGCAAGCTGAAGCTGATGCAAAAGCACAATTAGCTGCTGAAGGAAAACCAGAAAAGATTTGGGATAGAATTTTACCAGGGAAAATGGAAAGATTCGTAGCTGATAATACTACTTTAGACATGGAGCAGTGTTTATTAGACCAAACTTTTATTAAAGATGAGAAGAAAAATGTTGCTGAATACGTTAAAACGTATGGTGATGTTGAAGTATCTTCTTTTAAAAGAGTAACTTTAGGATAG
- the rpsB gene encoding 30S ribosomal protein S2, whose product MANINIQELLDSGVHFGHLTRKWNPNMAPYIYTERNGVHIIDLYKTSAKIEETSEALKKIANSGRKILFVATKKQAKDIVAEKAKAVNMPYITERWPGGMLTNFVTIRKAVKKMAQIDRMKTDGSFDALSKREKLQINRQREKLEKNLGSISDMTRLPGALFVIDIKKEHIAVAEAQKLNIPIFAMVDTNSDPRLVDYVIPANDDASKSIDKVLGFVTDAIAEGLSERKADKEKSKEAKAPKKEKAEKPNLEEAVVNTTEGTTTAKEAKAEEKAEEKK is encoded by the coding sequence ATGGCAAACATAAATATTCAAGAATTACTAGATAGTGGTGTTCATTTTGGACACTTAACTAGAAAATGGAACCCTAACATGGCTCCTTATATTTATACAGAAAGAAATGGTGTACACATCATTGATTTGTATAAAACTTCAGCTAAAATAGAAGAAACTTCAGAGGCTTTAAAAAAGATTGCAAATTCTGGTCGTAAAATTTTATTTGTAGCCACAAAAAAGCAAGCTAAAGATATCGTTGCTGAAAAAGCTAAAGCTGTAAACATGCCTTACATTACAGAAAGATGGCCAGGTGGTATGTTAACAAACTTTGTTACTATTAGAAAAGCTGTTAAGAAAATGGCTCAGATTGATAGAATGAAAACTGATGGTTCTTTTGATGCTTTATCAAAAAGAGAAAAATTACAGATTAATCGTCAAAGAGAAAAGTTAGAAAAGAATTTAGGTTCTATATCTGATATGACTCGTTTACCTGGTGCATTATTTGTAATTGATATCAAAAAAGAACACATTGCAGTAGCTGAAGCTCAAAAATTAAACATTCCAATTTTTGCAATGGTAGATACAAACTCTGATCCAAGATTAGTAGATTATGTAATTCCTGCCAATGATGATGCTTCTAAATCTATAGATAAAGTTTTAGGTTTTGTAACTGATGCAATTGCTGAAGGTTTATCTGAAAGAAAAGCTGATAAAGAAAAAAGTAAAGAAGCTAAAGCTCCTAAAAAAGAAAAAGCAGAAAAGCCTAATTTAGAAGAAGCTGTAGTGAATACAACTGAAGGAACAACAACAGCTAAAGAAGCGAAAGCTGAAGAAAAAGCTGAAGAAAAAAAATAA
- the rpsI gene encoding 30S ribosomal protein S9, translated as MDIVHKIGRRKTAVARIYLSEGKGNITVNKKDYKSYFTTGTLQYKVQQPLMLTENLESYDIKVNVYGGGVTGQAEAIRLAITRALVSINEDHRAVLKPEGLLTRDPRMVERKKFGQKKARKKFQFSKR; from the coding sequence ATGGATATAGTACACAAAATCGGTAGAAGAAAAACAGCTGTTGCTCGTATTTATCTTTCAGAAGGTAAAGGTAACATCACTGTAAATAAGAAAGACTACAAAAGCTACTTTACTACAGGTACTTTACAATATAAAGTTCAACAACCTTTAATGTTAACAGAAAACTTAGAATCTTATGATATTAAGGTTAACGTTTATGGTGGTGGAGTTACTGGGCAAGCAGAAGCAATTCGTTTGGCAATTACAAGAGCTTTAGTATCTATTAACGAAGATCATAGAGCTGTCTTAAAACCAGAAGGATTATTAACGAGAGACCCAAGAATGGTTGAACGTAAGAAATTTGGTCAGAAGAAAGCACGTAAGAAATTCCAATTCTCGAAACGTTAA
- the rplM gene encoding 50S ribosomal protein L13 has translation MNTLSYKTVSANAATVNKEWVLVDADGQTLGRLASKVAKLIRGKYKPNYTPHVDCGDNVVIINAEKIVLTGNKMRDKSYIRHTGYPGGQRSLTATEMFEKDPTRLIEKAVKGMLPKNTLGSALYRNLYVYAGGEHKHAGQEPKAINLNDYK, from the coding sequence ATGAACACATTAAGTTACAAAACAGTATCAGCAAACGCAGCTACCGTAAACAAGGAGTGGGTTTTAGTTGATGCGGACGGGCAAACGTTGGGTCGTCTAGCTTCTAAAGTAGCTAAGCTAATTAGAGGTAAATACAAACCAAACTATACTCCTCACGTAGATTGTGGAGATAACGTGGTTATTATCAACGCAGAAAAAATTGTACTAACTGGAAACAAGATGAGAGACAAATCTTACATTCGTCACACAGGCTATCCAGGAGGTCAGAGATCGTTAACTGCAACAGAAATGTTCGAGAAAGATCCTACAAGATTAATCGAGAAAGCAGTAAAAGGAATGTTACCTAAAAACACTTTAGGTAGTGCTTTATACAGAAACTTGTATGTATACGCAGGTGGTGAGCACAAACATGCAGGTCAAGAACCAAAAGCTATTAACCTTAACGATTACAAATAA
- a CDS encoding DUF5916 domain-containing protein: MRKFLLFLSIIAVFSSNIHAQEDNTNKIPKRIYTTKKLIQKPIIDGDVSDAAWDVVEWSSDFTEKDPDEGTDPAHQTMFKVMYDDKYLYVALRAWDANPELIQQRLSRRDGFAGDRINVIIDSYHDKRTAFVFTTTAAGVKGEEFASQNGENWDDSWNPIWYTDAKVDDKGWTAEMKIPFSQLRFGKAKEQIWGFNVNRTIFRLQERSLWQRIPNDQAGFISEAGELHGLKDLKAQKQLEIQPFTVMQYDKYPPEAGNPFRTGSDFKFNAGLDAKIGITNDLTLDLTVNPDFGQVEADPGAIALDGFQIFFREQRPFFVENSNIFDYEFANGRDNLFYSRRIGRNPHRSANLAFGEYANEPQNSRILGAAKFSGKTRDGWSIGVLESVTGNEFAEIREVNGDTREEIVEPLTNYFVTRVQKDFNERNSFIGGIFTATNRHLDGNFNELHKAAYSGGIDFQHNWHNRDYYLDGNVIMSHVLGSTEAITQTQTTLRHNFQRVDATHVSVDPNKTSLTGTGGRLELGKNGGGNWRFNGGAIWRSPELELNDVGFLRRTDEIIQFGNLSYLWQVPTETYRNINARFEQGSFYDFQGNLNRIRFEIRGEVNWINNWSTDGGYGMSTHFYDNFFLRGGPRFRRPNTGFAYLFINSDRSKMFSFTVGYSNRHSQENVTSRDRFVIRTNYQPFDAFSMSLNVEYANLYDATQYVTETNFNSDARYILGEIQNQTLTTTLRLNYSFTPNISLQFYGQPFISKGQFTNLNYVVNPIANSINDRISIYDANQISTQNDSYLIDENRDGTTDYSFENPDFSFVQLQTNLVARWEYIPGSELFFVWARGSVGSVDPANDLVDSVSNQVFEAPANDTFLIKATYRFAR; encoded by the coding sequence ATGAGGAAATTTTTACTTTTTTTATCAATTATCGCTGTTTTTTCTTCAAATATTCACGCGCAAGAAGATAATACCAATAAAATTCCAAAAAGAATTTACACCACCAAAAAATTAATTCAGAAACCAATTATTGATGGAGATGTTTCTGATGCTGCTTGGGATGTTGTAGAATGGTCTAGTGATTTTACTGAAAAAGATCCTGATGAGGGTACTGATCCTGCTCATCAAACAATGTTTAAAGTCATGTATGATGATAAATATCTATACGTAGCTTTAAGAGCATGGGACGCAAATCCAGAATTAATTCAACAAAGATTAAGTAGAAGAGATGGTTTTGCAGGAGATAGAATTAATGTCATAATTGATAGTTATCACGATAAAAGAACTGCTTTTGTTTTCACTACAACTGCTGCAGGTGTTAAAGGTGAAGAATTTGCTTCACAAAATGGAGAAAATTGGGATGATAGCTGGAATCCTATATGGTACACAGATGCTAAAGTTGATGATAAGGGATGGACAGCAGAAATGAAAATTCCTTTCAGTCAATTAAGATTTGGTAAGGCAAAAGAGCAAATTTGGGGATTTAATGTAAATAGAACCATTTTTAGATTACAAGAAAGATCTTTATGGCAAAGAATTCCAAATGATCAAGCTGGTTTTATCAGTGAAGCAGGTGAATTACATGGGCTTAAAGACTTAAAAGCACAAAAGCAATTAGAGATTCAGCCTTTTACTGTAATGCAATATGATAAATATCCTCCTGAAGCAGGTAATCCTTTTAGAACAGGGAGCGATTTTAAATTTAATGCAGGTTTAGATGCTAAAATTGGTATTACAAACGACCTTACTTTAGATTTAACTGTAAATCCTGATTTCGGTCAAGTAGAGGCAGATCCTGGAGCTATTGCTTTAGATGGTTTTCAAATATTTTTTAGAGAGCAAAGACCGTTTTTTGTAGAGAACAGCAACATTTTCGACTATGAATTTGCAAACGGTAGAGACAATCTTTTTTACAGCAGAAGAATTGGTAGAAATCCTCATAGAAGCGCAAATCTGGCCTTTGGAGAATATGCTAATGAACCACAAAATTCAAGAATATTAGGCGCTGCAAAGTTTTCTGGTAAAACTAGAGATGGCTGGTCTATTGGAGTTCTTGAAAGTGTAACTGGAAATGAGTTTGCAGAAATTAGGGAGGTAAATGGTGATACAAGAGAAGAAATTGTAGAGCCCTTAACCAATTACTTTGTAACTCGTGTTCAGAAGGATTTTAATGAAAGAAATTCTTTTATTGGTGGAATTTTTACAGCTACAAATAGACATTTAGATGGTAATTTTAATGAATTGCACAAAGCTGCATATTCAGGAGGAATTGATTTTCAACATAACTGGCACAACAGAGATTATTACTTAGATGGAAACGTGATTATGAGTCATGTTTTGGGTAGTACAGAAGCTATCACTCAGACTCAAACTACCTTAAGACACAATTTTCAGAGGGTAGATGCTACCCATGTTTCTGTAGATCCTAATAAAACATCATTAACGGGAACTGGAGGTAGATTAGAATTAGGTAAAAATGGTGGAGGAAATTGGAGGTTTAATGGAGGTGCTATTTGGAGATCTCCAGAATTAGAACTGAATGATGTAGGTTTTTTAAGACGAACAGACGAAATCATTCAATTTGGTAATCTTAGTTATTTATGGCAAGTTCCTACAGAAACTTATAGAAATATAAACGCTAGATTTGAGCAAGGCTCTTTTTATGATTTTCAAGGAAACTTAAATAGAATTCGTTTCGAAATTAGAGGAGAAGTAAACTGGATAAATAATTGGTCTACAGATGGTGGTTATGGTATGAGCACACATTTCTACGATAATTTCTTTCTAAGAGGTGGTCCAAGATTCAGAAGGCCAAATACAGGTTTTGCTTATTTGTTTATAAATTCAGATCGAAGTAAAATGTTCAGTTTTACTGTAGGGTATTCTAATAGGCATAGTCAAGAAAATGTAACTTCTAGGGATCGTTTTGTAATACGTACAAACTATCAACCATTTGATGCTTTTAGCATGTCTTTAAATGTTGAATATGCTAATTTATATGATGCAACTCAATATGTAACTGAAACTAATTTTAATTCTGATGCTCGATATATATTAGGTGAAATTCAAAATCAAACCTTAACGACTACACTGCGTTTAAACTATAGTTTTACACCAAATATTTCCTTACAATTTTATGGACAACCTTTTATTTCTAAAGGGCAGTTTACGAATTTAAATTATGTAGTAAACCCAATAGCGAATAGTATAAATGATAGAATATCTATTTATGATGCCAATCAAATAAGTACGCAAAATGACAGCTATTTAATTGATGAAAACAGAGATGGCACAACTGATTATAGTTTCGAAAATCCAGACTTTTCATTTGTGCAATTACAAACGAACTTAGTTGCAAGATGGGAGTATATACCTGGTTCTGAGTTATTCTTTGTTTGGGCAAGAGGTTCAGTAGGTAGTGTAGATCCTGCAAATGATTTGGTAGATAGTGTATCCAATCAAGTTTTTGAAGCTCCTGCAAACGATACATTTTTAATAAAAGCAACCTACAGGTTTGCAAGATAA
- a CDS encoding DUF6370 family protein, producing the protein MMRKVVIFSLLIFASCTKDKTTINQVAELSCGQCQFGLDSQAGCDLAVRIDEKAYFIEGFGIDDFGDAHNKTSGFCEVVRKGEVIGSIENNTFLASSIKMVD; encoded by the coding sequence ATGATGAGAAAAGTAGTTATTTTTAGTTTACTAATCTTTGCATCTTGTACTAAAGATAAAACAACAATTAATCAAGTAGCAGAACTTTCTTGTGGCCAATGTCAGTTTGGTTTAGATAGCCAAGCTGGATGCGATTTAGCTGTAAGAATAGACGAAAAGGCTTATTTTATAGAAGGATTTGGTATTGATGATTTTGGAGACGCACACAATAAAACTTCTGGCTTTTGTGAAGTAGTAAGAAAAGGAGAAGTAATAGGATCTATAGAAAACAATACTTTTTTAGCTAGTTCAATTAAAATGGTAGATTAA
- a CDS encoding glutamine--tRNA ligase/YqeY domain fusion protein — MSEENKSLNFLEHIIEDDLANGMPKDDLRFRFPPEPNGYLHIGHTKAIGISFGLGEKYNAPVNLRFDDTNPAKEEQEYVDAIKEDISWLGYNWENECYSSDYFQQLYDWAILLIKDGKAYVDSQTSEEMRIQKGTPTEEGTNSPYRNRSIAENLELFQGMKEGKFKEGEHVLRAKIDMTSPNMLMRDPLMYRIMYKAHHRTGTDWCIYPMYDWTHGESDYIEQISHSLCSLEFKPHRELYNWFVENVHNYSESEYPNAPKQREFSRLNLSYTIMSKRKLLKLVEENIVSGWDDPRMPTISGLRRRGYTPAAIKSFIDTVGVSKRENVIDVALLEFKIREDLNKTAKRVMGVLDPVKVVITNYPEGEEELLDASYNDYEEGFGSRKVPFSREIYIEKEDFREEANKKFFRLKLGKEVRLKNAYFITANSCTKDENGNVIEIQCTYDPLTKSGSGTPESMRKVKGTLHWVSVKHAVKAEVRAYDRLFLDEAPDSHKDKDFMEFINPNSLEIINAYLEPSLQSAEIGERFQFQRLGYFNVDYDSKPEALVFNKIVGLRDSWSNK; from the coding sequence ATGTCTGAAGAGAATAAATCACTAAATTTTTTAGAGCATATTATAGAAGATGATTTGGCTAATGGAATGCCAAAAGACGATTTACGTTTTCGTTTTCCACCTGAACCAAATGGATATTTACATATAGGCCATACCAAAGCAATTGGTATTAGTTTTGGCTTAGGTGAAAAATATAATGCGCCTGTAAATTTAAGATTTGATGATACAAACCCTGCTAAAGAAGAGCAAGAGTATGTAGATGCTATTAAGGAAGATATTTCTTGGCTAGGATATAATTGGGAAAATGAATGCTATTCATCAGATTATTTTCAGCAATTATATGATTGGGCAATTTTATTAATTAAAGATGGTAAAGCTTATGTAGATTCTCAAACTTCTGAAGAGATGAGAATTCAGAAAGGTACGCCTACAGAAGAAGGAACTAATAGTCCTTATAGAAATAGATCAATTGCTGAAAACTTGGAATTGTTTCAAGGCATGAAAGAAGGCAAGTTTAAGGAAGGTGAACACGTTTTACGTGCAAAGATTGATATGACTAGCCCAAATATGTTAATGAGAGATCCATTAATGTATAGAATTATGTACAAAGCACATCATAGAACAGGTACTGATTGGTGCATTTATCCAATGTACGACTGGACTCATGGAGAAAGCGATTATATAGAACAAATTTCGCATTCTTTATGTTCTTTAGAGTTTAAACCTCACAGAGAATTGTACAATTGGTTTGTAGAAAATGTGCATAATTATAGCGAATCAGAATATCCAAATGCACCAAAACAACGTGAATTTTCTCGTTTAAACTTAAGCTATACTATTATGAGTAAGCGTAAGTTATTAAAACTTGTAGAAGAAAATATAGTTTCTGGTTGGGATGACCCAAGAATGCCAACAATTTCTGGCTTAAGAAGAAGAGGATATACACCTGCTGCCATTAAAAGTTTTATAGATACTGTTGGTGTTTCTAAACGTGAAAATGTAATTGATGTTGCGCTATTAGAATTTAAAATCCGTGAAGATCTTAATAAAACAGCCAAAAGAGTTATGGGTGTTTTAGATCCTGTAAAGGTTGTAATTACAAATTATCCTGAAGGAGAAGAAGAACTTTTAGATGCAAGTTATAATGATTATGAAGAAGGTTTTGGTAGTAGAAAAGTGCCATTTTCTAGAGAGATTTATATCGAAAAAGAAGACTTTAGAGAAGAGGCTAATAAGAAGTTCTTCCGTTTAAAATTGGGTAAAGAAGTTCGTTTAAAAAATGCCTACTTTATTACTGCAAACAGCTGTACAAAGGATGAAAATGGAAATGTTATTGAAATACAATGTACATATGACCCATTAACAAAATCAGGAAGTGGAACTCCAGAAAGTATGCGCAAAGTTAAAGGCACCTTACACTGGGTTTCTGTAAAACATGCTGTAAAAGCAGAGGTTAGAGCTTATGATCGTTTATTCTTAGACGAAGCACCAGATTCACATAAAGACAAAGATTTTATGGAGTTCATTAATCCTAATTCATTAGAAATAATTAATGCATATTTAGAACCAAGCCTGCAATCTGCAGAAATAGGTGAGCGTTTTCAATTTCAGAGATTAGGTTACTTTAATGTAGATTATGATTCTAAACCTGAAGCGTTAGTTTTTAATAAAATTGTTGGTCTAAGAGATAGTTGGTCTAATAAATAA
- a CDS encoding zinc ribbon domain-containing protein, with product MSNQISNYTCPKCNNKTYKLGQMRATGGTLSKIFDIQNQKFTSVTCERCTYTEFYKTKTSAISNVFDFFTS from the coding sequence ATGAGTAATCAAATTAGTAATTATACCTGTCCAAAATGTAATAATAAAACCTACAAATTAGGTCAAATGCGAGCTACAGGAGGCACTTTGTCTAAAATTTTCGATATCCAAAACCAGAAATTTACAAGTGTCACATGTGAAAGATGTACCTACACTGAATTTTACAAAACCAAAACAAGTGCTATTAGTAATGTTTTTGACTTTTTCACAAGCTAA
- a CDS encoding VOC family protein produces the protein MRSFSFDHIAISVLDVNESISFYQDVFGFKEIENTASTSKTRWLLIDDKIQLHLIPRPKLKVVTNKAVHFAISTENLVSFSEHLESLNIQFSDWIGSVKKDYVRNDGVLQIYFQDPNGYWIEVNNAV, from the coding sequence ATGCGTAGTTTTTCTTTTGATCATATTGCAATATCAGTTTTAGATGTAAATGAATCTATTTCTTTTTACCAAGATGTATTTGGATTTAAAGAAATTGAAAATACAGCTTCTACTTCTAAAACGAGATGGTTGTTAATAGATGATAAAATTCAGTTACATTTAATACCTAGGCCTAAATTAAAAGTAGTAACAAATAAGGCTGTGCACTTTGCAATATCAACAGAGAACTTAGTTTCTTTTTCAGAGCATTTAGAGAGTTTAAATATTCAATTTTCAGATTGGATTGGCTCAGTTAAAAAAGATTATGTAAGAAATGATGGTGTTTTACAAATCTATTTTCAAGACCCAAATGGATATTGGATTGAAGTAAATAATGCAGTATAA
- a CDS encoding DUF2452 domain-containing protein produces MKKESKKPDLVVFNEETQQYDAALKPYGTSASSPVIKPLNTASWKNDGIQRVNKQLKSKFDEVKKEYETLMQKFQYNDLIYNAKFSFEPIFGENYHLYNNKNNEPFLSIIAPEQCSFEYLGSFRLNTDKMWEKIETSPKES; encoded by the coding sequence ATGAAGAAAGAAAGTAAGAAGCCAGATTTAGTAGTTTTTAATGAAGAAACTCAACAGTATGATGCTGCCTTAAAACCTTATGGTACCTCAGCAAGTTCGCCTGTTATTAAGCCTTTAAATACGGCTAGTTGGAAGAATGATGGTATTCAGCGAGTAAACAAACAATTAAAATCTAAGTTCGACGAGGTTAAAAAAGAGTACGAAACTTTAATGCAAAAGTTTCAATACAATGATTTAATTTATAATGCAAAGTTTAGCTTTGAACCTATTTTTGGAGAAAATTATCACTTGTATAATAACAAAAACAACGAGCCTTTCTTGTCTATCATAGCTCCAGAGCAATGTAGTTTTGAGTATTTAGGTTCATTTAGGTTGAACACAGATAAAATGTGGGAAAAAATAGAAACTTCACCTAAAGAATCTTAA
- the folB gene encoding dihydroneopterin aldolase codes for MGIIKVNNIKLYAFHGCLDEEAKIGSWYRVDVEVKANLKKSAKTDELSDTVDYVHLNHIVKEEMLIRSKLLEEVAQRILDRFFKEIRMLKKATVAVSKINPPIGGNVEEVVIILSKKR; via the coding sequence ATGGGAATAATAAAAGTAAATAATATTAAGCTTTATGCTTTTCATGGTTGTTTAGATGAAGAAGCTAAAATTGGGTCTTGGTATAGGGTGGATGTTGAGGTTAAAGCGAATCTCAAAAAATCTGCAAAAACAGATGAATTGAGTGATACTGTAGATTACGTTCATTTAAATCATATAGTAAAAGAAGAAATGCTAATTAGATCTAAATTATTAGAAGAAGTTGCACAGAGAATTTTAGATCGTTTTTTTAAAGAAATAAGAATGCTTAAAAAGGCAACAGTTGCTGTTTCTAAAATAAACCCTCCAATTGGTGGTAATGTTGAAGAAGTAGTAATTATTTTATCTAAAAAAAGATAA
- a CDS encoding VOC family protein, with protein sequence MNLNQITIPSLDLEKAVIFYKTLGLHLIVDALPNYARFLCPNGNTTFSIHKVEQLSQNPETSIYFECENLNDKVSNLISQGIIFDELPNDKSWLWREARLKDLDGNQLILYFAGENRINPPWKIKK encoded by the coding sequence ATGAATCTAAATCAAATTACCATTCCTTCTTTAGATTTAGAAAAAGCAGTTATTTTTTATAAAACTTTGGGGCTCCATTTAATTGTAGATGCTTTGCCTAATTATGCAAGATTTCTTTGTCCTAATGGTAATACAACATTCTCAATTCATAAAGTAGAACAATTATCTCAAAACCCAGAGACTTCTATATATTTTGAATGCGAAAATTTAAATGATAAAGTATCGAATTTGATTAGTCAAGGTATTATTTTTGATGAATTACCAAACGATAAATCGTGGTTATGGAGAGAGGCTCGTTTAAAAGACTTGGATGGTAATCAATTGATTTTATATTTTGCTGGAGAGAATAGAATTAATCCTCCTTGGAAAATCAAAAAGTAA
- a CDS encoding CotH kinase family protein, with the protein MNRLLAFLIFITSTFLYQSGFSQTIKADVNSFFVDEKNKMILWHVSNLGGIKVNTNIQFRKDLDFKKAKDLELTYEDVFSVIHRNKTEYKLYITKLPIVQLAFNETKVNSKNKITGSFTYFDNELAIKSNIGIRFRGNLSLTFSKKSFDLEFWKDSLGAKNRDVQFTGLRSDDDWILDAMFNEPLRIRSTVAAQLWNTIHEPYYSQKEPKAKSGFDTRYVEVFRNNEYYGIYQLSESVDRKQLKIKKNKASKIRGELFKADSYKGGPSFKKISEKPIYIDSKWNGWEIKYPVINDEYYWANLAVFSELVINESSAKFLNEIENKIEVSNAIDYYIFMNLLGATDNMGKNYYLAKYDENEPYFFVPWDLDGVWGVIQDGKEQYFTSKIVLENGLFKRLLNENPNNYKEKLKNRWQLLRTKEFSNEKLFQRINQLFAKFTKEKVYEREFLVWQNKLNEKPNQEHYQHLENWLKERLIYLDNYFQKL; encoded by the coding sequence ATGAATCGATTATTAGCCTTTCTTATTTTTATTACGAGTACTTTTCTATATCAAAGTGGTTTTTCACAAACCATAAAAGCTGATGTAAATAGCTTCTTTGTAGATGAAAAAAATAAAATGATTTTATGGCATGTTTCTAATCTAGGTGGTATTAAAGTGAATACTAATATTCAATTCCGAAAAGATTTAGATTTTAAAAAAGCTAAAGATTTAGAATTAACTTATGAAGATGTTTTTTCAGTAATTCATCGAAATAAAACAGAATACAAACTTTATATAACCAAATTACCAATAGTTCAATTAGCTTTTAATGAAACAAAGGTTAATAGTAAAAACAAGATTACAGGTAGTTTCACGTATTTTGATAATGAACTTGCAATAAAATCTAATATTGGAATTCGATTTAGAGGCAATTTATCGTTAACTTTTAGTAAAAAATCATTTGATTTAGAGTTTTGGAAAGATAGCTTAGGTGCTAAAAATAGAGATGTTCAATTTACAGGACTACGTTCAGACGATGATTGGATTCTAGATGCAATGTTTAATGAACCTTTACGAATTAGGTCTACTGTAGCTGCACAACTGTGGAATACTATTCACGAGCCTTATTACAGCCAAAAAGAACCAAAAGCAAAAAGTGGCTTTGATACGAGATATGTAGAGGTTTTTAGAAACAACGAATATTATGGTATTTATCAATTGTCAGAATCTGTAGATCGAAAACAATTAAAGATTAAAAAAAACAAAGCATCTAAAATTCGAGGAGAATTATTTAAGGCTGATTCATATAAAGGAGGCCCAAGTTTTAAGAAAATAAGTGAAAAACCCATTTACATCGACTCAAAATGGAATGGTTGGGAAATTAAATATCCTGTTATTAATGATGAATATTATTGGGCTAATCTTGCAGTTTTTTCAGAATTAGTAATTAACGAATCTTCAGCAAAATTTCTAAACGAAATTGAAAATAAAATTGAAGTTTCGAATGCCATAGACTATTATATATTCATGAATTTACTAGGTGCTACAGATAATATGGGTAAGAATTATTATTTAGCAAAATATGATGAAAACGAACCATATTTTTTTGTTCCTTGGGATTTAGATGGAGTTTGGGGCGTAATTCAAGATGGTAAAGAACAATATTTTACTAGTAAAATTGTATTAGAAAATGGTCTTTTTAAAAGATTACTAAATGAAAACCCAAATAATTATAAAGAGAAATTAAAAAATCGTTGGCAGTTATTAAGAACAAAAGAGTTTAGTAACGAAAAACTATTTCAAAGAATAAATCAGCTATTTGCTAAATTCACAAAAGAAAAAGTTTACGAGCGTGAATTTTTAGTTTGGCAAAACAAGCTTAATGAAAAACCGAATCAAGAACATTATCAGCATTTAGAAAATTGGCTAAAAGAAAGGCTAATCTATTTAGACAATTATTTTCAAAAATTATAG